A stretch of Mesorhizobium sp. M2A.F.Ca.ET.046.03.2.1 DNA encodes these proteins:
- a CDS encoding efflux RND transporter permease subunit, whose translation MSGFFINRPIFAWVIAIVIMLGGLLALQSLPISQYPQIAPTTVNISASYPGADAQTVENSVTKVIEQGMTGIDNLDYMTATSTSTGQASITLTFTSGANADTAQVQTQNKLQLVQSQLPQVVQNNGITVSKSSTGFLMVIGFVSSDGKMNSTDLADYVDSTINDTLKRVEGVGSTQLFGSGYAMRIWLDPDKLAQYSLMPSDVATAVEAQNTQVSAGQLGGLPARKGQQLNATVTAKSRLQTAEQFRNIILKSNTDGSLVRLNDVAKVEIGAESYTTQAHYNGKPAAGVAVSLATGANAISTAEAVRTTINRLSSTFPQGVEVVYPYDTSPFVRLSIEEVVKTLAEAIVLVFLVMLLFLQNLRATIIPTIAVPVVLLGTFGVLSFFGYSINTLTMFAMVLAIGLLVDDAIVVVENVERVMQEEGLPPKEATRKSMNEITGALIGIATVLSAVFVPMAFFGGSTGIIYRQFSVTIVSAMVLSVLVALVLTPALCATILRPAKDHATQRGPFGWFNRMFDRGTIAYRAGSHGIINRSWRFLAVFLAIVIAMGWMFARLPSSFLPDEDQGILITSASLPVGATQDRTERVLAEVTNHYLNEEKDAVEGVFTASGFGFGGAGQNVGIAFVRMKDFDQRKTSALSVSAVAGRAMGAFSKIRDAQVFALAPPAIQGFGNTNGFDFYLQDVNGAGHEALIQTRNQLLGLAAKSKLLANTRPNGQEDQPQFSIDIDQEKASALGISLADINNTLSTAWGSDYVNDFIERGRVKPVYLQSGADFRMQPEDLDKWQVRNSGGAMVPFSAFASSHWTYGSPRLERYNGSAAVEIQGAAAAGQSSGAAMDEIDKLVAQLPAGYSHEWTGLSHQERLSGNQAMSLYAISALVVFLCLAALYESWSIPFAVMLSVPIGIFGALAAATLFGQTNDVYFKVGLLTTIGLAAKNAILIVEFAIERQSAGMGLVEATLEAARQRLRPILMTSLAFILGVTPLAIASGAGSGAQNSVGIGVMGGMIAATVIGVFMVPLLFVTVRRIFKGKAANENSGGTPATATQE comes from the coding sequence ATGTCGGGATTCTTCATCAACCGGCCGATCTTCGCCTGGGTGATCGCCATCGTGATCATGCTGGGCGGCCTCTTGGCGCTGCAGTCGCTGCCGATCTCGCAATACCCGCAGATCGCTCCGACCACCGTGAACATCAGCGCCAGCTATCCCGGCGCCGATGCCCAGACCGTCGAGAACTCGGTGACCAAGGTCATCGAGCAGGGCATGACCGGCATCGACAACCTCGATTACATGACGGCGACGTCGACCTCGACCGGACAGGCCTCGATCACGCTGACCTTCACCAGCGGCGCCAACGCGGACACCGCCCAGGTGCAGACGCAGAACAAGCTGCAGCTCGTGCAGTCGCAGCTGCCGCAGGTCGTCCAGAACAACGGCATCACCGTCTCCAAATCCTCGACCGGCTTCCTGATGGTCATCGGCTTCGTCTCCAGCGACGGCAAGATGAACTCGACCGACCTCGCGGACTATGTCGACTCAACCATCAACGACACGCTGAAGCGCGTCGAAGGCGTCGGCTCGACACAGCTCTTCGGCTCTGGCTATGCCATGCGCATCTGGCTCGACCCGGACAAACTAGCGCAATATTCGCTGATGCCGAGCGATGTCGCCACGGCCGTCGAGGCGCAGAACACGCAGGTCTCGGCCGGCCAGCTCGGCGGGTTGCCGGCGCGCAAGGGCCAACAGCTCAACGCCACCGTAACGGCGAAGAGCCGGCTACAGACCGCCGAGCAGTTCCGCAACATCATCCTGAAGAGCAATACCGACGGCTCGCTGGTGCGGCTGAACGATGTCGCCAAGGTCGAGATCGGCGCCGAAAGCTACACCACCCAGGCCCATTATAACGGCAAGCCGGCCGCCGGCGTCGCCGTCAGCCTGGCGACCGGCGCCAATGCGATCAGCACCGCGGAAGCGGTGCGCACGACGATCAATCGCCTGAGCTCGACCTTTCCGCAAGGCGTCGAGGTCGTCTACCCGTACGACACCTCGCCCTTCGTGCGGCTGTCGATCGAGGAAGTGGTGAAGACGCTGGCCGAAGCGATCGTGCTGGTGTTTTTGGTGATGCTGCTTTTCCTGCAGAACCTGCGCGCCACCATCATCCCGACGATCGCCGTGCCGGTGGTGCTGCTCGGCACATTCGGCGTGCTCTCCTTCTTCGGCTATTCGATCAACACGCTCACCATGTTCGCCATGGTGCTCGCCATCGGCCTGTTGGTCGACGACGCCATCGTCGTGGTCGAGAATGTCGAGCGCGTCATGCAGGAGGAAGGCCTGCCGCCGAAGGAAGCGACGCGCAAATCGATGAACGAGATCACCGGCGCGCTGATCGGCATCGCCACCGTGCTGTCGGCAGTCTTCGTGCCGATGGCCTTCTTCGGCGGCTCCACCGGCATCATCTACCGGCAATTCTCCGTCACCATCGTCTCGGCAATGGTGCTCTCGGTGCTGGTGGCACTGGTGCTGACGCCGGCGCTCTGCGCCACCATCCTGCGCCCGGCCAAGGACCATGCGACGCAAAGGGGTCCGTTCGGCTGGTTCAACCGCATGTTCGATCGCGGCACTATCGCCTACCGCGCCGGCTCGCACGGCATCATCAACCGCTCCTGGCGCTTCCTCGCCGTGTTCCTGGCCATCGTCATCGCCATGGGCTGGATGTTCGCCCGGCTGCCGAGCTCGTTCCTGCCGGACGAGGACCAGGGCATTCTGATCACCAGCGCTTCACTGCCGGTCGGCGCGACGCAGGACCGCACGGAGCGCGTGCTGGCTGAGGTGACCAACCACTATCTCAACGAAGAGAAGGACGCGGTCGAAGGCGTGTTCACGGCTTCCGGTTTCGGCTTCGGCGGCGCCGGGCAGAATGTCGGCATCGCCTTCGTGCGGATGAAGGATTTCGACCAGCGCAAGACCTCGGCTCTGTCCGTGTCTGCGGTCGCCGGCCGCGCCATGGGCGCCTTCTCCAAGATCAGGGATGCCCAGGTCTTCGCGCTGGCCCCACCCGCCATCCAGGGTTTCGGCAACACCAACGGCTTCGATTTCTACCTCCAGGATGTCAACGGCGCCGGCCATGAGGCGCTGATCCAGACGCGCAACCAGCTTCTGGGTCTGGCTGCAAAGAGCAAGCTACTTGCCAACACGCGCCCCAACGGCCAGGAGGACCAGCCGCAATTCTCGATCGATATCGACCAGGAAAAGGCCAGCGCGCTCGGCATCAGCCTCGCCGACATCAACAACACGCTGTCGACCGCCTGGGGCAGCGATTACGTCAACGACTTCATCGAGCGCGGACGAGTGAAGCCGGTCTATCTGCAGTCGGGCGCGGATTTCCGTATGCAGCCGGAAGATCTCGACAAATGGCAGGTCCGCAATTCCGGCGGCGCCATGGTGCCGTTCTCGGCCTTCGCCTCCAGCCACTGGACCTACGGTTCGCCCCGCCTCGAACGCTACAACGGCTCGGCGGCGGTCGAGATCCAGGGCGCCGCGGCCGCAGGCCAAAGCTCCGGCGCGGCGATGGACGAGATCGACAAATTGGTCGCGCAACTACCCGCCGGATATTCGCATGAATGGACCGGCCTGTCGCACCAGGAGAGGCTTTCCGGCAACCAGGCGATGTCGCTCTACGCGATTTCGGCGCTGGTCGTGTTCCTGTGCCTTGCCGCGCTTTACGAAAGCTGGTCGATCCCGTTCGCGGTGATGCTGTCGGTGCCGATCGGCATCTTCGGCGCCCTGGCGGCGGCCACTCTCTTCGGCCAGACCAATGACGTCTATTTCAAGGTCGGCCTGCTCACCACGATCGGTCTGGCGGCCAAGAACGCCATCCTCATCGTCGAGTTCGCCATCGAGCGGCAGTCTGCCGGCATGGGGCTGGTCGAGGCAACGCTCGAAGCGGCGCGGCAACGCCTGCGGCCGATCCTGATGACATCGCTGGCCTTCATCCTCGGCGTCACGCCTCTGGCGATCGCCAGCGGCGCGGGCTCGGGCGCGCAGAACTCGGTCGGCATCGGTGTCATGGGCGGCATGATCGCGGCGACCGTGATCGGCGTCTTCATGGTGCCGCTTCTCTTCGTCACAGTGCGCCGCATCTTCAAGGGCAAGGCAGCCAACGAGAATTCAGGCGGGACCCCAGCCACAGCCACTCAAGAATAG
- a CDS encoding efflux RND transporter periplasmic adaptor subunit produces the protein MHTQPDRSPSPARLRRLSPWAGFLYATLLLAACSQEKSQVPAGMGGAGRPEVGVVTLHPQSVAITAELPGRTAASLIAEVRPQVDGIIRQRLFQEGAEVVAGQPLYLIDPVSYQAAYDSAVATQQKAEAAVPTAQAKFDRYAGLLKQNVVSKQDYDDAAATLAQAQADVAAAKASVETAKISLDRTSITAPIAGRIDKSTLTPGALVTANQETVLTTIRSLDQINVDVTQSSTNLLNLRQAINEGRLKFSGTNVSVKLKLDNGTIYAQNGKLEFAGANVDQSTGTFALRAQFPNPDRLLLPGMYVRAIVEEGVAQNSFLVPQRGVTRDPKGQATAMVVNAQGKVEQRVLSVRNSVGNNWLVDSGVGDGDRVIVEGLQLVRAGGDATAVEVTIDETTGEIKDREQSSASATAAGGNAAGAAKQPSSGATGN, from the coding sequence ATGCATACCCAACCTGATCGTTCTCCATCGCCGGCAAGGCTACGCCGCCTGTCTCCCTGGGCGGGATTCCTGTACGCCACGCTTCTGTTGGCAGCCTGCTCGCAGGAGAAGAGCCAGGTGCCGGCCGGCATGGGGGGTGCCGGCAGGCCCGAGGTCGGCGTCGTGACGCTGCATCCGCAATCGGTCGCGATCACCGCCGAGCTGCCGGGACGAACGGCCGCCTCGCTCATCGCCGAGGTGCGCCCGCAGGTCGACGGCATCATCCGACAGCGGCTGTTCCAGGAAGGCGCGGAGGTGGTGGCGGGGCAGCCGCTCTACCTCATCGACCCGGTGAGCTATCAGGCCGCCTATGACAGCGCCGTCGCGACGCAGCAGAAGGCTGAAGCCGCGGTGCCCACCGCCCAGGCCAAGTTCGACCGCTATGCCGGGCTGCTGAAGCAGAACGTCGTCTCGAAGCAGGATTACGATGATGCCGCCGCGACGCTGGCGCAGGCGCAGGCCGACGTCGCAGCGGCCAAGGCCAGCGTCGAAACCGCGAAGATCAGCCTCGACCGCACCTCGATCACCGCGCCGATCGCCGGCCGCATCGACAAATCGACATTGACGCCGGGAGCATTGGTCACCGCCAACCAGGAAACGGTGCTGACCACCATTCGCTCGCTCGATCAGATCAATGTCGACGTCACGCAGTCCAGCACCAACCTGCTCAATCTGCGCCAGGCGATCAACGAAGGCCGGCTGAAATTCAGCGGGACCAATGTCAGCGTCAAGCTGAAGCTCGACAACGGCACCATCTACGCGCAGAACGGCAAGCTGGAGTTCGCCGGCGCCAATGTCGACCAGTCGACCGGCACCTTTGCGCTCAGAGCCCAGTTCCCCAATCCCGACCGCCTGCTCTTGCCTGGCATGTATGTGCGCGCCATCGTCGAGGAAGGCGTCGCCCAAAACAGCTTCCTGGTGCCGCAGCGCGGCGTCACCCGCGACCCCAAGGGCCAGGCGACGGCCATGGTCGTCAACGCCCAGGGCAAGGTCGAGCAGCGCGTGCTCAGCGTGCGCAACAGCGTCGGCAACAATTGGCTGGTGGATTCCGGCGTCGGCGACGGCGACCGAGTCATCGTCGAGGGCCTGCAGCTGGTGCGCGCCGGAGGCGACGCGACAGCGGTCGAGGTGACGATCGACGAAACGACAGGCGAGATCAAGGACCGCGAGCAGAGCTCCGCCTCGGCGACCGCCGCCGGCGGCAACGCCGCCGGTGCCGCGAAGCAGCCGTCCTCTGGCGCAACCGGGAACTGA
- a CDS encoding efflux RND transporter permease subunit: MNAISSWSIRNPVPTIVLFLSLGIAGVYGFMQLRTNNMPDIDLPTVTVTVAQPGAAPSEMEVQVARVIENTVATLEGVDDVSTSISEGSSVTAIEFTLGTDPETATNDVRNAVSGVQSSLPAAAQTPVVAKVNATGNSVLTFVVEAPTMSPDALSWYIDNDVAKVLLGVDGVSKITRSGGVDRVIRVELDPDRLAALGISAGDVSQTLASNNVNQPGGRANIGGQEQSVRTLASATTVEVLADTRIALSGAGDVKLSDLGTVVDSWEKPRQAAYLDGRRVVAFNVYRSVGSSEIDVVKAARAAIADMGAKTTAAKFTEVTSSSGFVQESYDAAFEALWLGAVLAIGVVWLFLRDIRATLVSAVAMPLSLIPTFAVMAAFDISLNNITLLALSLVVGILVDDAIVEIENIVRHMRQTGISAYQAAIEAADEIGLAVVATTATIVAVFLPVAFMPGVPGKFFFSFAVAVCVSVLFSLLVARMLTPLMGAYLVRAGGHDEDDTPAWVPTYLWLLRKALDHRWITLLAGIAFFAGSMMLATHLPTEFMAAADRGRSMISVELQPGSTIEQTTAVVQDITRRLEKEPAVESVFATIGTAASSGGGPSQSSSSAEVRTATVTVNLKPRAERTMSQQQFEAEASPKLNGIPGARIQFGADGFSGAKVSITLVGDDGEALEKASDALIDAMKSVPGLINPTSTAATTKPELIVRPDSAKAAELGVTPTEIAATVKIATIGDTDTSLAKFNLGDRQVSIIVTVPDGAIDDPAKLAMLPLTGTKGVVPLGAVADIGFNAGPNSITRVDRSRSATVEADLSGLTLGQAAEAIRALPAMKSLPQGVHELARGDAQRMQELFSGFATAIAAGIILMYLTLVLLFRSFVQPVTILVVLPLSVGGALGFLLITGKALGISPLIGILMLMGITAKNSILLVEYALVAEKEHGMSRFEALLDAIRKRARPIVMTSIAMGAGMLPIALGIGADAETRAPMAIAVIGGLISSTVLSLVYVPVVYTFMDDIQHFLARHLGKLLVEPPGADGRARTTTPGKNPANAYPT, translated from the coding sequence ATGAACGCCATCTCCTCGTGGTCGATCCGCAATCCGGTTCCGACCATCGTGCTGTTCCTGTCGCTCGGCATTGCCGGCGTCTACGGCTTCATGCAGCTGCGCACCAACAATATGCCCGACATCGACCTGCCGACCGTCACCGTCACGGTGGCGCAGCCGGGCGCGGCTCCGAGCGAAATGGAAGTCCAGGTCGCGCGCGTTATCGAGAACACGGTCGCGACCCTCGAAGGCGTCGACGACGTCTCGACCTCGATCAGCGAGGGCTCGTCCGTCACCGCCATCGAATTCACCCTCGGCACCGATCCCGAGACCGCCACCAACGATGTCCGCAACGCCGTCTCCGGCGTGCAGTCCAGCCTGCCGGCCGCGGCCCAGACGCCGGTCGTGGCCAAAGTCAACGCAACCGGCAATTCGGTGCTGACCTTCGTCGTCGAGGCGCCGACCATGTCGCCCGACGCGCTGAGCTGGTACATCGACAATGACGTCGCCAAGGTCCTGCTCGGTGTCGACGGCGTCTCCAAGATCACCCGTTCCGGCGGCGTCGACCGCGTCATCCGCGTCGAGCTCGACCCCGACCGGCTCGCCGCTCTCGGCATCAGCGCCGGCGACGTCAGCCAGACGCTGGCCTCCAACAACGTCAACCAGCCCGGCGGCCGCGCCAATATCGGCGGCCAGGAGCAGTCGGTGCGCACGCTCGCCAGCGCAACGACCGTCGAGGTGCTGGCCGATACCCGCATCGCGCTGAGCGGCGCCGGCGACGTCAAGCTGTCCGACCTCGGCACCGTCGTCGACAGCTGGGAAAAGCCGCGCCAGGCGGCCTATCTCGACGGCCGGCGGGTCGTCGCCTTCAATGTCTACAGATCGGTGGGCTCGAGCGAGATCGACGTGGTCAAGGCCGCCCGCGCCGCCATCGCCGACATGGGCGCCAAGACCACGGCGGCAAAATTCACAGAAGTAACCTCCTCGTCAGGCTTCGTCCAGGAAAGCTACGACGCCGCCTTCGAAGCCTTATGGCTCGGCGCCGTGCTCGCCATCGGCGTGGTCTGGCTGTTCCTGCGCGATATCAGGGCGACGCTGGTGTCGGCGGTGGCGATGCCGCTGTCGCTGATCCCGACCTTCGCGGTGATGGCGGCCTTCGACATCTCGCTCAACAACATCACTTTGCTGGCGCTGTCGCTGGTTGTCGGCATCCTGGTCGACGACGCCATCGTCGAGATCGAGAACATCGTGCGCCACATGCGCCAGACCGGCATCAGCGCCTACCAGGCGGCAATCGAAGCGGCGGACGAGATCGGTCTCGCCGTTGTGGCGACCACCGCCACCATCGTCGCCGTGTTCCTCCCCGTGGCCTTCATGCCCGGCGTTCCCGGCAAGTTCTTCTTCTCCTTCGCCGTCGCCGTTTGCGTCTCGGTGCTGTTCTCGCTCCTGGTGGCGCGCATGCTCACTCCGCTGATGGGCGCCTATCTGGTGCGCGCCGGTGGCCATGACGAGGACGATACGCCTGCCTGGGTGCCGACCTATCTGTGGCTGCTGCGCAAGGCGCTCGACCACCGTTGGATCACGCTTCTCGCCGGCATTGCCTTCTTCGCCGGCTCGATGATGCTGGCGACACATCTGCCGACCGAGTTCATGGCGGCGGCCGACCGCGGTCGCTCGATGATCTCGGTCGAGCTGCAGCCCGGCTCCACCATCGAGCAGACCACGGCGGTGGTGCAGGACATCACCAGACGGCTGGAGAAGGAGCCGGCCGTCGAAAGCGTGTTTGCCACGATCGGCACAGCTGCTTCTTCGGGCGGCGGACCCAGCCAAAGCTCGAGCTCGGCTGAAGTGCGGACGGCGACCGTCACGGTCAACCTGAAGCCGCGCGCCGAGCGGACGATGAGCCAGCAGCAATTCGAGGCCGAGGCCTCGCCGAAGCTAAACGGCATTCCCGGCGCCCGCATCCAGTTCGGCGCCGACGGCTTCTCCGGCGCCAAGGTGTCGATCACGCTAGTCGGCGACGATGGCGAAGCCCTCGAAAAGGCCAGCGATGCGCTGATCGACGCGATGAAATCGGTTCCCGGGCTGATCAATCCGACATCGACCGCGGCCACCACCAAGCCCGAGCTCATCGTGCGGCCCGACAGCGCCAAGGCAGCCGAGCTCGGCGTCACGCCGACCGAGATCGCCGCTACGGTCAAGATCGCCACCATCGGCGACACCGACACCAGCCTGGCGAAATTCAATCTCGGCGACCGTCAGGTCTCGATCATCGTCACCGTGCCGGACGGCGCCATCGATGATCCGGCAAAGCTCGCTATGCTGCCGCTGACCGGCACCAAGGGCGTGGTTCCGCTTGGCGCAGTCGCCGATATCGGCTTCAACGCCGGCCCAAACAGCATCACGCGTGTCGACAGAAGCCGCAGCGCCACGGTCGAGGCCGATCTTTCCGGCCTGACGCTCGGCCAAGCGGCCGAAGCCATCCGCGCCCTGCCCGCGATGAAAAGCCTGCCGCAGGGCGTGCATGAACTGGCGCGCGGCGATGCCCAACGCATGCAGGAGCTTTTTTCCGGCTTCGCCACCGCAATCGCCGCGGGCATCATCCTGATGTACCTGACGCTGGTGTTGCTCTTCCGCAGCTTCGTGCAGCCGGTGACCATCCTGGTCGTGTTGCCGCTCTCGGTCGGCGGCGCGCTGGGCTTCCTGCTCATTACCGGCAAGGCGCTTGGCATCTCGCCGTTGATCGGCATACTCATGCTGATGGGCATCACGGCCAAGAACTCGATCCTGCTTGTCGAATATGCCCTGGTCGCCGAGAAGGAGCACGGCATGAGCCGCTTCGAGGCACTGCTCGACGCCATCCGCAAGCGGGCCAGGCCCATCGTCATGACATCGATCGCCATGGGCGCCGGCATGCTGCCGATCGCGCTTGGCATCGGCGCCGACGCCGAGACGCGTGCGCCGATGGCGATCGCCGTGATCGGCGGGCTCATCTCCTCGACCGTACTCAGCCTCGTCTACGTGCCGGTCGTTTATACCTTCATGGACGACATCCAGCATTTCCTCGCCCGTCACCTGGGCAAGCTGTTGGTCGAACCGCCCGGCGCGGACGGCCGGGCGAGGACCACAACTCCAGGGAAAAATCCAGCCAATGCATACCCAACCTGA
- a CDS encoding efflux RND transporter periplasmic adaptor subunit: MRKRHLLLLALLVALAAVAALKAYGRATPEPATQTPAPAATLTVSVEKVVAQTVTSSVSATGTVAAWQEATIGAEESGLRLTEVLMAEGDHVKAGDVVARLDDSLLKAQLAEQKAAVAQAQATLDSALSAAARADRLLASNAVSAETAEDKATAVKTGKASVDQAEAAAQRLQAQLDRTTIRAPFDGIVSSKPAVAGSIVQAGTELMKIVRDGRLEVGVLVPEKDLAAISAGQPANIVDASGRAFSGNISSIAETVNSTTRLATVYVTVGEGSGLKPGMFARVTIETASSRQLTIAETALVWHDGKPAVFVVDDQGKVGAHPVATGTRQNGRVAIENGLSESDRVVVAGAGFLNDGNLVRVAADETKAADAASTAEPAQ, from the coding sequence TTGCGTAAAAGACATCTTCTTCTGCTGGCATTGCTGGTCGCGCTGGCCGCCGTCGCAGCGCTCAAGGCTTATGGCCGCGCCACGCCCGAGCCGGCGACGCAGACGCCTGCGCCGGCAGCGACGCTCACCGTTTCGGTGGAGAAGGTGGTCGCCCAGACGGTGACATCGTCGGTCAGCGCGACCGGCACGGTGGCTGCATGGCAGGAAGCGACGATCGGCGCCGAAGAGAGCGGCCTGCGCCTGACCGAAGTCCTGATGGCCGAGGGCGATCATGTGAAGGCCGGCGATGTCGTCGCGAGGTTGGATGACTCGCTCCTCAAGGCCCAGCTCGCCGAGCAGAAGGCAGCCGTCGCTCAGGCGCAGGCGACGCTCGACTCTGCGTTGTCGGCCGCCGCGCGCGCCGACAGGCTGCTCGCCAGCAACGCCGTCAGCGCTGAAACCGCCGAGGACAAGGCGACCGCCGTCAAGACCGGCAAGGCCAGTGTCGACCAGGCAGAGGCCGCCGCTCAGCGGCTGCAGGCCCAGCTCGACAGGACGACCATCCGCGCCCCGTTCGACGGCATCGTCTCCAGCAAGCCGGCCGTGGCAGGCTCCATCGTCCAGGCCGGCACCGAGCTGATGAAGATCGTCCGTGACGGCAGGCTGGAGGTCGGTGTGCTTGTCCCTGAAAAGGACCTGGCGGCAATCTCGGCCGGTCAGCCGGCGAACATCGTCGACGCATCCGGCCGCGCCTTTTCCGGCAACATTTCCTCGATTGCGGAAACCGTCAATTCGACCACGCGCCTTGCCACCGTCTATGTCACCGTCGGCGAAGGCTCGGGCCTTAAGCCCGGCATGTTCGCCCGCGTCACGATCGAGACGGCGTCGTCCCGGCAACTGACCATCGCCGAAACGGCTTTGGTCTGGCATGACGGCAAGCCGGCCGTGTTCGTCGTCGACGATCAAGGCAAGGTCGGCGCGCATCCCGTTGCAACCGGCACGCGCCAGAACGGCCGGGTAGCCATCGAAAACGGCTTGTCGGAAAGCGACCGCGTCGTCGTCGCCGGCGCCGGCTTCCTGAACGACGGCAACCTCGTGCGCGTCGCCGCCGACGAGACGAAGGCTGCCGACGCCGCAAGCACGGCGGAGCCCGCACAATGA